tcagttcagttgtatttgtatagtgcttttaacaatggacattgtcccaaagcagctctacagaaatatatgaattcagaatacacattttaaatgtatgaatttgtctctaatgagcaagccgaGGCGATGAGGCGATGGTGCCGAGGGAAAACTCTCTGAGAcgttatgaggaagaaaccttgagaggaaccagactcaaaatggaACCTGTGCTCATCttggtaacaacggatagtccatccatccatccatccatccatccatccatcttctataccgctttatccttttcagggtcgcagggaaacctggagcctatcccagggagcatcaggcacaaggcggggtacaccctggacagggtgccagtccatcgcagggcacattcacatacacattcacattcacacacccattcatacactacggacactttagacatgccagtcagcctactatgcatgtctttggactgggggaggaaaccggagtacccagaggcaGCCCCgcaacacagggagaacatgcaaactctgcacacacagggccacggtgggaatcgataCTCgaatgggaatcgaacccccaaccctggaggtgtgaggcgaacgtgctaaccactaagccaccgtgcgccccacaACGGATAGTATAACTATAAATAAGGTCCTTCTATAAATGCGCTAATACGACATgttcaaatagtgcagttgtgtaaccaggaaaattcaacTACagttttacatgaagtctgttttgttgaacttctccatcgttcactgatggagacttgagcgcaaaactgtttgtggtaattgctgTGCTGAGGCTATAATAGCAATTTGTAGTCCtggccatcatagcataactgttcacatGAGTTGAGGTCTAAGGCCATCCCCATGGTCTTCAAGTGACACCATCCATAAgcaatctcagtgatctttaggctgcaccacgtggggccatcctcagcagcagcatgtgacttccaattgatgagaactccaaccggAAGTAGAgtatcaggatggatcaggcaggtccggagagcagaagcgGTCAgtatcactggtatctcaggagtatcatgtatagcttgacagaaagagagaaggggagattattaggtatgcttattgtcccgtaatggttaaggacactGTACTTTGCGTGAGTGGAAGTAGGGACTCTGACAAGACTAGcaatgacagcataactaaaagggacaGCCAGAAGgcaacacagacatgagggcgccctgggacataaggcaGCCAGCCAccccaccatcaacaaaccagGGTGAACATGCAAAAGCGAGAGGGGGGggcgacagcatccaaacatcctaGTTCACcaccacagtgaagcatgttgGAGGGAGCATCATGTTTAGCGTTACTATTGGTCTCCTGCTTGATTCTCTTCTAATCTCCTCCTTACCCAAAAGTCACTGACTTTCGGTGGACAGCCTCCTTTAGGCAGCCGTGCTTGTACAacattctttccatttttttattaatggatTTACTAGTGGGTTTTTttacaggtgtatttatactgaTATCACGTGGCACATAGGTGGACTCCATTCCAGTAATTATACAGCATGACTTTGCATGGCAAGTTGAATACTTACGCAATCACAACATTTACATCTTTCATTTGTACATAATTTTGCGAACTATATTGATTTTTCTTCCACACTTAAATCATTATTCATGACATTCATGACATTAAATCCATTCACAAATTTACCAATCCAGCTCCAGGTTGTAGCAATGTGGAAAAGCAACGGTTGTAGCAACGGGTCCTTGAGCAAAGCCCCTAACCCTCGAGTGTGGATGGAAAAACATCTGCCAACTGAATACAAACATGTGAATGTAAAACAAGCCACCGTTGGTAACATCCATCATGCAGTGTGCTGTAAAAGATGCagtcagtggtgtgtgtgtatgtgagagagaaatcAGAAATCTCAAGGAGAAACCAATAATCCCCGGTGCTAATTTATACTAACGACTCTAGTTTGTGTCGCAAGTTTGCCTTTTTTATTGCTCCATCCATTGTCGTTAAGAGTTTCAGAAGTATCGACTTGCACAAGGTTGGCTTTTGCGGCTTTACCTCAGCAGTgatttaaatgcaaattataaATCGTGACAGATGAAGGGGCCGTGACTGAAAGAAAACAGTCGAGTGGTTTCATGGAAAACCATTAACACCTAAGCCTTGTATGCATATTAAAGCCTTGGAACAGTTTGTTGGTGTGATATAACCGTAACTTATCTAACGTATAGAACCAGGTTTGTTTTCTCAATCTTAATGCCAAGCTTCATCCAAAATGGTGCATACCTGCTGTCCAAACTCATGAGCATCATGAACCCTTAGGCATACTGGTCAAATTAAAGAATACTTTCAGCAATAAGCTGATCCAATCATGGAGAAGTAGGAAGTCATTCTTGCAGAACGTTTGCCGGCTCTGAGTCTGGACTTGGTCGATTACTCAGGAACAAAATAGTTTTGCTGTACGTTGTTATTAAATCAACGCCACCACCAGATCAAACAGATCACCAACATCCCAGTGGATTTACACTTGAATCGCAATTGCAATATGGTAAATAAGTAGAGTAATTCTAAATAGTGTGGGTAATAATCAAAAGATAATCATTTATCATATGTTACATTGTAATGTAATCTCCTGGGGCTGTAATAAATCTAGCATAGACCTCCCACTCCAACAACAGAAGAATGGTCATTTGTGCTTTTTAGTAAAACTGCTGGAGGTATATTCTCTTATGAGGTAGCTGTAGAAGAACGTTTTGTAATGTGGGTTGTGCTTCAGTGAGAATCAGTTCAGTGCAGCTCTGTGCAGGACTCTTGAGTTcttcaaccttggcaaactttatgcacaggggcattgtcatgctggaacatgattgtgtctcttagttccagttaaaagaaattgtaaagctacatcATACAAAAAGACTTTCTATagaattgtgtgcttccaactttgtggcaacagaaccacatatgggtgtgatgctcaggtgtccacaagcttttggccatatagtgtaattaTCTTCATCTCATCAGGAATGAAAGCTTCACAGTCTTTAATCAATCGACTAAATCGCCTGATATAACAGAGTTTGAAATGGTTAAAGTACAGAGAAACACCAAGCATGCAATATTAGCCACATGCTCACATTAAGGATGATCAAAAGCCTGTTGCCTTACATTCACCTAATATACCCGAGTTTTAAATGCATAAAGTGAAGAAAAATATATCTAAAATTTAAAACACGTAAGGGTTCTTTTCTTTGATTGTCCCTCTGGAGAAACCCTATGAACCCAATAACCCTATAATTGAGCATGTCCAAAACGCTAGTATTCATCAAATAGtgattaaaaatgtcaaatggcATGCTAGTCAAATCCCAGaggtggcctctttcagcaggataatgcggcCTGCCACACTGcgaaaattgttcaggaacggtttgacgaacatgacaaagagttcaaggtgttgactcggcctacAGATTCgtcagatctcaatccgatcgagcgtctgtgggatgtgctggacaaacaagtccgatccacggaggccccacctcgcaacttacaggacttaaaggatcttctGCTAAAGTcttagtgccagataccacagcacaccttcagaggtcttgtggaatccatgcctcgacgggttaGAGCTGTTTTGGGGGCATAAGGGGGACCTACATGATAGTAGGCAGGTGcctaatataatttaatgttaTGCTGATCAATGTACCTTGCAGTACATTCCACACTTGGATTTTCTTTCCCAATTAGCTCCTAGTTACTGTttaaacagttgtttttttttcccttcttgaCTGTTTTGCACCTTGTGGCCttgacctttttcttttttcgtgTTTTAAATTGAATGATGTCTACATGTGTTTTGGTCCCAGCTCTGAAGGTCGAGCACGATTCAAGGATAAGCCTCAATAGAGACTCCGTGATGAGGTCCTGTTCTCGCCATGCATATGAAGTAAGTCAGGAGAACAGTATTAATAAACAAGTCTGTATTGATGTAGTTCCTGAGTTTGTTCCACCTGGCACTTTTGAGATTGTTGCCCTGCTTTATGTCACCCATTTTAATGTCTTCAGCTCTACTAATTAGCTGAAGACTTAATAGCAGTGAAGAAGCGCTGCCATCTTTAGCATTGCGTTTAGTCTTCATGTGATACAACAGCACACATACCAATTGTATGAAACTTGTTTATTACAAGCGTAGTACAAAACAACGTGTAGTAATAATGATCGATTtgacaaatatttacaacagGCATTTGCTTAGGCAATATGTAGAAAATATACTTATCGGCCCACAAATATGTAGCTGAGCTAACGTTTTCATTGATTAGCTCATTGACATTTCCTCCACCAAGCTTCAttgataaaaacaaacacaccctGACAAACATCTCAACGAGGGTGAAGTTTAAATGAAGATTTATCTCAAACTTAATCATGCGACATCAACGTTACCCATTTTTCATATCGATTAGCTTAGCTACGATTAACGATAATTCTCCAGGAGTAGCTTCCTGATATTAACTAGCTAGCCAAGCTCACTAGACAGCTAGCTAATTTTTATCAACTGATTTTTCCGACACATGCTCAAATTTGCGACTAAATGATCTGACGTTTGGCAAAATCGGGATGTACTGTAAGTTGGCAGTGTgtataaaaacagaaatggaGGCTGGACATGACCTCATGATCATATTTCTTTCCAGAGATAACAAAATTGTTTcttgaaatgattttttttttttgttaaaaagctAGCTATGTACATTCACTACACACATGCATAAAGCTAATAGTATAGCTAGCAAGCATAGCTTCTAGGTGAAATTCCCAGAACAAGGATCTCATAGCACCTTACAACCTTTTCCACCTCGGTGTATAAAAAAGCAATACATCATAATTTTAACCCATAATGTTGGATCCATTCAACAAGTGAAGATGTCCAAGCAGGAGAATGTCAACATAAGAGTGAAATAAGATCAGTCCAGGAGGATAAATAAGTTAACGTCCCATCCCTTGAGTGGGGGTGAAAACTTGCATGTGGTCCGTTATTAGAACCTGCAGCAGAACCCACAGCCTTTATTCTTACAGCAGTTGCAGCAGTATCGGCACAGAGAGAGGTGACTCTGACGCTTCGTCCTGAACAGCACCTGGAAAAGAAAATAGTGAAGAAGCTATAAATGACCCATCAGCCTTTTTTTGGCTTGCCTTAGGACAAGGGTTGAGTGAGTACGCAATGGTTAGTACCTCAGGACTCGTCTCCTTCGCCAACGCTGCAGCCACGCCCTGATCAATACTCCGAGCTGCTTCGCTGTCCTCTGGCTCCTCGAGCCGTACCTCAGGATCGAGCCGTACCTGAGGATCGGGAGCAAAATACGTGGAATTAAAACCGAATCTCGCGACTAAAAAGATGTAAAAATACAGCTTAAATCGAatttcaatttatttacaaatttaaaaaaaaaaaaaaaaacataaccaagaaaatgatgtaaataaatattaacacaaaGTTCATGACGCGattaaagaaatcaaatacaATTATTTTACGTACAATTGGAAATTTCACAAATATAACTTAGTTTAcgtatttgttttttaatgttaatgaccaaataaacaaatcaaaaaagACTACCAACCATACTGTATACAAATAACtattatataaaacaaatacaactaTTTAGGCTAGTTGTAATCAATAATTAAACAAGATATTACAATAAATATACGATATcttaattaaattacaaaatttATATCAAGTAGATATTAGATATGatattttatgaaaataaacttcaatacaataaaaattacatacaaaataacaaacattttAGTGTGactatataaaaatgtttcagctgcgttttattcaattaaaaatatgaaattgcATAAAATCTAACTTTAAAAGGAAGTTTTaaggtgaataaatgaataagtagGATATTGAAGTGGATGTAAAGTGAAGGTGAAAGGTTACCTCAGATGGTAAAGCTGCACTCTGTAACGCGCAGACGCACGCGATGATGACGGCGACGGCGCACGCGATGCTCATTGGCCTCATTTTGTCTTTTAGTTTTTTCGGGAGGTTTTTTAACCAGTCGTTTTAAAAGAAAGTTAAGAACTTTCACAAACTTTCTTTTCCTGTTTCGGGAAAGGTTCTCCTTCAAAGGTTCTCcttcttctgctgcttcttTTTCTCTCAGGATTCTCGTCTCCTGTCTACCTGAAAACTTCGCGCGCCGAGCTGCCATTTATGCGCGCGGTGTCCAGTACACACGCCTCCTTCAGcacaagccccgccccttcccGCCAAGCGCACGCTCGGGGCAAACCGAGTGGAATTTCCACATCTaagttgtgtaaaaaaaaaaaaaataaaataaaaaaaaaaaaaaagaagaaaataattataaaaaaaaataaaaaatgctttaatattttcgaataaaaatacaaattccttatataaatatgtaatataatattcatATCATTATCCAGcatcagtgttattactgtcataatatatatataaaaaaatgattgtcattataaatatttgaatagtatttttaatttatttatttatatatctaaataatatacatatttatatatttaatcacatttaaaataatgtttttttatttaatattaagtAATCTCCCATTATTACTCCATTAGCTCTTTCTTTCATTatatatccatttatttatttaattatctctctatctgtttatctatgtatgtttgtatttatttacattaagaaTTGTGCTTTaattacatttgaaatgtttttaatttaaatttaaactaATCTGACATTGTTGcgaatttgttttttaaaaaataatgtttttttttttttatttaaaaaattattttaattaaatttaaacgTAGATTTTTGTTATATATCCCATGCTCTTATAATTCCAGAAATACAAAGGGGGTGTTTTTAGTCTTATTTCTATGTAGGCTATATCAGtgaactttattttaattttcaacagtattttattaatattctcATAAACGTGCCACAAAATGGAGAAATAAGTGTGGAAAGCTATTAGTGATCATTATTAACAGCCTGACACCAGCTTGTCTTTTACATGCTAATGGTATGAGTCCCTATGAGACACATGGCTAAGTGAAGGAAATCAAGTCTATTTAGACATTTCCATGTCTCTTCACAGAGACTGCTGGTCAGACGGGAATTCTGATGTCCGCCCATAGGAACAGGCTCAGTCATGTTGGGACCACTTGGGATTTGTCACTTCTCCTCATTTCTCAACCCTGGGAATTACATTTTACCCAAAAGACAACGGATGCATTTGAAATTACAATATAATATCATCAATGCTAGAACATGGTACCGAGCTGTAATCTGGACCTCAATTTGGAGTTTATTAGTGGTACTTTCCAATATATTGTATGTAATCAATGTACAGTAAATCATTATAAAATGTTGACCCATTAAGAATAAAATCAGGTCAGGTTGTCCTCTCATGAATGTTCCTACTTTGGAAGAAATGTCAGCCCAAGTGCTGAGTCATGTTTAAGAATCTTTGCATTACACCCTTTCAGTCTCGAGTCATGAAAAATTCCATGCGTCAGGCTGTCTCATTCAGCGATAACCTTTTGCCACTGCATATTGGCTCAGAGTAGCTGACAAGCCTGAGTCAATAAATATAACCCTGAATGGCTCCTGGTTAGATCCGAACATAGTGTCATTGAATTTTTATGTCATGTCGTCATGGACACAACGATGATCAAGTGGATttcatctgtgtgttttttttttttgttaaactgtgcatttaatgaatatttgcctaccaaaacaaataattatttgTTTCCATGTGTGGCTCTTTTCTAAATAAGGTTTCTGCAATCTGTACTCATCTGCATTTGCCATACTTGCAATAGAAATACAAAATTATGTAGGCCATAGACTGCGGCGAATGGAAATGTTGTCATTGACATTGAAAGGTATAACATGGCATAGATTAAGGTAATTCCCTCCAAAAAAATCGGGCACAAAGCTTCTTTCTACGTAACTCTAGAAATGTAAAATACCTAGAAAGGTAAATACCGCTGACAAAAAGCATCACTGTGGGAAAATGAATAGAAATTAATCAGACCCATTATAGTTTATGATAAAAATGTGTTTGATAAAGTGTTTCTTCTTAGCTTAGGAAAGCAACGCCATTTTCACCCTACATGGTTTATTTGATACAAACATTCTGgagttagtgttaatgttaatttgatcTGTGGCAGTATATATTATTGAATAATTAACATTCATTTGAATACTACATTTTTCAACTAATAAAATGTTAGATAAATTTTATAGATAGTAGTTGATAGCCCTAGCCAATAGAGTTCATTTTACATTAGAAATATTTCATGCAGTTGacattttccccaaaaaacTGCATAATGCATGTAAAAGTCAGATTATGACCTTTGCAGAATTTTTCGATTATGACACATCTAAGAATGGATTATTTTTCCTATGCCTAATGTACATGTCTACATGTGCACTTTTAAGGATGTGTCTGTCATTTTCCATgtgcgtgtgtacgtgtctgtctgtatctctgtgtgtccCAGAGGAAGGGACGACAGCACTATCATAGAGGATCTTCTGGTCAAACAAAAGCTGGCACCAGCGAGACACACACTATCACCCTGATAGGCGCCACTCCACCACCCTCCCCGTCGCCCCCTCTCTCCTGGTCTAGGCCAGtgacctctctgtctctctgtagtaTATCCAGTAATACTAATGCACATGTTCCTGCCCTTTAATTCATCCCTGAGGCATCTGTTTATCtctgtttcatgttttcatCTGCTTTCATTCTTTCCAAATTACCACTCCTCCCAGACTATGTATTCCCAGAACAACCAAGCATGACTGTTGGTATTAACTGGTCAGATCTGacgcaaaataaaaacaccacaaaacaaaaaacagcctGGGATGTTAGGAAGCCAGGTCAGAAGACACACTTATTAAATGACAATTTATAATGATAGACCATTTAGTAAATGATACAAAATCATTTGTTACGCTCACAGTTTCCATTCACGCAGCAGGAGTTACTCAATTACTTGTGTGCACACTCTGCTGCCATTTAAACACTACATCATATATTtatctatttctttctttatttaatcaAATACATTTAGCGCATgtgtatatttaattaaaaacaaaaaggatcAGGTCCTATCAGTTGTAGTTTTTATGAAGCACTATAAAAGGATATTTGGTTAATTTCGTACCATGCACGTGGTTATATAAACTGTATTTAAGTTAAACATACAGCCCTGTTTTTAGGTCAAAGCGATGGATCGAACTGGTGAAACCTACCCTTACTCATACCGTAGGAGTTAAAAACCGAAACTACACAATCAACAAGACCATACAGCCAATTTTGTCACAAAACCTGAGACGGTACACTTAACACTGTCCCATAATCCAACAAGCTTCGAGCTCCACTGTCAACTAATCAACCTGTTCCAAACCACAGGGTCAATCAGACCAACCAGGCAACACTTTCTTAGACCCTGAGCCAAAAAGCCAATCATGCACCAATTCCTATTCTCTGGGTCCAAAAAATTAATTATGCCCCAAACTATATAGTCAACTAGACCAACCTGCCAACCTGGTCAACACCCTTGGTCCAAAAGCCAGCCATGTCTCAAACCACAGGGCCAAAAACCCAACCGTGTCCCAAAGCCATAATCCAACAAGCCTCAAACAACACAATCAACAAACCAACCTTGTGCAAGACCCTTGGTCCATAAAACAACCCTGTTCCAAATTGCAGAGTCAACCAGAACAACCAGTGAACCCTGTTTTAAACTGTAAGCCCAAAGTCATTGAAACCAACCAGTCAGTTGGGCCAATTTGGTACAATATCTAAGGCCAAACACTCAACCATAATCCAACAAGCCATGAACTAAACATCCATCCAGTCAACCTTGgtccaaaaaacaaactttgCCCAAAAGAGGGCAACCTTGTTCCAAACCACACCACAAACTGGACCAATTATTCAACCCTGTCCCAGGTCCAGGTGTCAATCAGGAAACTGTCCCATACCCTGAAGCCCATTCAACCTTTTCctaaaccaggggtgtccaatcttatctgcaaagggctgccgtgggtgcaggttttcattccaaccaatcaggaatTAAACAGGTGGAAACAGGTGTGgttcctgcttggttggaatgaaaacctgcacccacgtCGGCCCTTTcgggataagattggacacccctgtccTAAACCATAGGGTCACACAGCACATACAGCCATCCCTGACCCTAATGCTTGACCCAACCAGTCAACTGTGTCCCAAACCCTTGTTCCAGCTGATTCGAACAAACCCTATTCCAAGCCCTGGGGTCAACCAGCCAAGCTAGCCCTCATTTTAGTGAAAATGTCAGACGTGTCTCACTTATAGCTGCACCTTCACTACATGGCCAATCTGCCCAGGAAGTCCCAAGCCTATTCCTGCTCTCCAGCCCCATGGCAGCCAAGCAGTGTGTGAAGCAGTGGCCTTCTCCTCATACTCATGTATGCTGGCTGTGTAATATATCTCTCCCCGAAGcgcatcacttcctgttccagACCACTTGTCTATTTGGCTAAGAGTGAAATTGCTGCTTCTTTATTTGAGAATGGTGGAAGGAAAGCAGCATTGCACAGTGATTACTGAAGCCCTCGTTGAGAAGTGTCGGGGTATAATGGGATGAACctgtatgaataaataaaagcagcaaGCAGCCTGGATGTATTCGCCCATACAAAACCATGCACACaagcaacacacacaggctaaatGTCAGACTACATCCACTAAAGAAgcatttataaaatgtaaaagtcaACAGAACATGATAAAAAGGAAGTGAAACCGTTTGGCAACAGTTTCATACTGTAGATTTGCATTCTAGCAAAGGTTAAAATGGGGGCATAGGTAGGAAAAGTAACACTATTTGGATTGATCAGcatataaatggtaaatggtctg
This genomic interval from Ictalurus punctatus breed USDA103 chromosome 23, Coco_2.0, whole genome shotgun sequence contains the following:
- the hamp gene encoding hepcidin-1 precursor (The RefSeq protein has 2 substitutions compared to this genomic sequence), with the protein product MRAMSIACAVAVIIACVCALQSAALPSEVRLDPEVRLEEPEDSEAARSIDQGVAAALAKETSPEVRFRTKRQSHLSLCRYCCNCCKNKGCGFCCRF